The following are encoded in a window of Salmo trutta chromosome 9, fSalTru1.1, whole genome shotgun sequence genomic DNA:
- the LOC115200401 gene encoding patatin-like phospholipase domain-containing protein 7 isoform X2 has translation MKINVHKTLTVENKVERLVIRARMDDKVDDKDEDSCSTYPSLVPLGSEIKARMQHWVEDRTETAMPLPLWTGVLIVAVLAVMGVSLIGVVVFLFYRRCKQYKEQQPHYRFRKRDKVMFYGRKIMRKVQTLSSTSTPISTSGSQKQRIRKRTKVLSIARKILRIRKEPSTLVAKEPPPSLLEADLTEFDVQNSHLPSEVLYMLKNVRVLGHFEKPLFLELCRHMVFVQLHEMEPLFRPGDIDDSIYVVQDGRLELCIHESDGTDVVVKEVLPGDSVHSLLSILDVITGHSAPYKTVSARAAAPSTILRLPAAAFQCVFEKYPETLVRVIQIIMVRLQRVTFLALHNYLGLTTELFNAESQAVPLVAVHSVIGEANPNRGLHRQHSRSEEAGPERGGSQRQTQSEESGHEKGPSDTENGERKSCLLDSIPTTKGKRSRSQSTPVAVSSVTSADLNMTYQRARIREAAAKAETPPGSPQVPHKSILKKSVTMLHTPSAVYHYHEAGESQSGHIHHSKINTIFQAAKKDLQRLIQLQDLSLLEGRVTLRQVKAGCVVNSQGDQDVSVQFVISGALHVYQRTIDREEDTLLFLTHPGEMVGHLAVLTGEPLIFSVRAHRDCTFLSISKAAFYEIMREEPRVVLNVAHTVVKRVSSFVRQIDFALDWMALEAGRAVYRQGDKSDSTFIVLSGRLRSVIAKDDGKKALTGEYGRGDLIGVVEALTHMSRATTVHAVRDSELAKLPEGALSSIKRGYPQVVTRLIHLLGQKILGNMQQGNGPLAASGLFLHTPSSKWDSGNPASNLSTVTILPVSLEVPLTAFTLELQHALSALGPTLLLTSDIIKQRLGAAALDSVHEYRLSSWLGQQEDIHRIVLYQSDDTLTPWTQRCIRQADCIIIVGLGEAEATVGELERMLEGSAVRAQKQLVLLHREDGPPPQGTVDWLNMRSWISKHLHLSCPHRVFSKRSLPKLREMYERAFQKPPDCHSDFSRLARVLTGNTIALVLGGGGARGCSQVGILRAINEAGIPVDMVGGTSIGSLMGALYAEEKSSSRMRVRAREWAMGMGSIFKNVFDLTYPVTSMFSGASFNNSISSVFKDKQIEDLWIPYFNVTTDITASSMRVHTDGSLWRYVRASMSLSGYMPPLCDPKDGHLLMDGGYINNLPADVARSMGAKVVIAIDVGSQDETNLTNYGDSLSGWWLLWKRFNPLSEKVQVLYMAEIQTRLAYVCCVRQLELVKDSEYCECIRPPIDRYGTLEFGKFDEIAEVGYQHGKTVFDMWSRSGVVDKMMKDRHQEEFHKTKSCNSYQTITRRTMMITRWTMMRRPAKVLSPTLTCLIPTVERNTQRGRRLQTQLTQMKTFRSGSDITKANDHQTAQTVLMIHNTHHIHDAQFLCPVDNV, from the exons GAATGGATGACAAGGTGGATGACAAAGATGAGGACAGCTGCAGTACATACCCA AGCCTGGTGCCTCTTGGCAGTGAAATCAAGGCCAGGATGCAACATTGGGTGGAGGACAGAACAGAGACTGCTATGCCATTGCCATTG TGGACTGGTGTGCTGATCGTAGCTGTACTGGCTGTGATGGGAGTGTCTCTCATAGGCGTTGTTGTGTTTTTATTCTACCGAAGATGCAAACAGTACA AGGAGCAGCAGCCTCACTATCGCTTCAGGAAAAGAGACAAAGTTATGTTTTATGGCAGAAAGATCATGAGAAAG GTGCAGACCTTGTCTTCTACCTCAACCCCTATCTCTACCTCAGGGTCCCAGAAGCAGCGAATCAGGAAGAGAACTAAAGTCCTGTCTATAGCACGAAA AATCCTACGCATTAGGAAGGAGCCTTCCACCCTGGTGGCTAAggagccccctccctctctgctggAGGCTGACCTCACAGAGTTTGACGTGCAGAACTCCCACCTGCCCTCTGAGGTGCTCTACATGCTCAAGAACGTCAG GGTCCTGGGCCACTTTGAGAAGCCTCTGTTCCTGGAGCTGTGTCGTCACATGGTGTTTGTGCAGCTCCATGAGATGGAGCCTCTCTTCCGTCCCGGGGACATAGACGACAGCATCTACGTGGTGCAAGATGGCCGTCTGGAGCTCTGCATACATGAGAGT GATGGGACAGATGTGGTTGTGAAGGAGGTGTTGCCAGGAGACAGTGTCCACAGTCTGCTCAGTATCCTGGATGTCATCACT GGTCACTCAGCCCCCTACAAGACTGTATCTGCCAGAGCTGCAGCCCCTTCTACCATCCTGCGTCTTCCAGCTGCTgccttccagtgtgtgtttgagaaataCCCAGAGACTCTGGTCCGCGTTATCCAG ATCATCATGGTGCGCCTGCAGAGAGTGACCTTCCTAGCCCTTCACAACTACCTAGGTCTCACCACCGAGCTCTTCAATGCg gAGAGCCAGGCAGTCCCCTTGGTGGCAGTGCACAGTGTGATAGGTGAAGCCAACCCTAACAGGGGTCTACACAGACAGCACTCCCGGTCTGAAGAGGCTGGGCCTGAGAGAGGGGGTTCTCAAAGACAGACTCAGTCTGAAGAGTCTGGCCATGAGAAGGGGCCCAGTGACACAG AGAATGGGGAGAGGAAGTCCTGTCTTTTAGATAGCATCCCCACCACTAAAGGAAAGAGGTCTCGCTCTCAGTCCACTCCTGTGGCAGTGTCAA GTGTCACGTCTGCTGACCTCAACATGACGTATCAGCGAGCCAGAATACGAGAAGCAGCAGCTAAAGCAGAGACACCACCAGGAAGTCCCCAGGTCCCACACAAG TCCATTCTGAAGAAGAGTGTGACTATGCTGCATACGCCCTCTGCTGTGTATCACTACCATGAGGCTGGAGAAAGTCAGTCAGGCCACATCCACCACAGCAAGATCAACACCATCTTCCAGGCTGCCAAGAAGGACCTGCAGCGCCTCATACAACTACAG gacCTCAGTCTGCTGGAGGGCAGAGTGACTCTGCGTCAGGTCAAAGCTGGCTGTGTGGTGAACAGCCAGGGGgaccag GATGTGAGTGTGCAGTTTGTGATCTCGGGGGCGCTCCATGTGTACCAGAGGACGATCGACCGTGAGGAGGACACCCTGCTGTTTCTCACCCACCCGGGGGAGATGGTGGGTCATCTGGCCGTGCTGACCGGTGAACCCCTCATCTTCAGCGTCCGAGCACACAGGGACTGCACCTTCCTGTCTATCTCTAAAGCTGCCTTCTATGA GATCATGCGCGAGGAGCCCAGGGTGGTGCTGAATGTGGCTCACACCGTGGTGAAGAGAGTATCCTCCTTCGTCAGGCAGATAGACTTTGCTCTGGACTGGATGGCTCTGGAGGCCGGCCGCGCTGTCTACAG GCAGGGAGACAAGTCAGACAGCACCTTCATCGTCCTCAGTGGCCGCCTACGTTCTGTCATTGCAAAGGATGATGGGAAGAAGGCGTTGACTGGGGAGTATGGTCGCGGTGACCTCATTGGGGTG GTGGAGGCCCTGACCCATATGAGCCGAGCCACTACAGTACACGCAGTCAGGGACTCTGAGCTAGCCAAGCTGCCTGAAGGGGCCCTCAGCTCCATCAAGAGGGGGTATCCACAGGTAGTGACCAGACTCATCCATCTGCTGGGTCAGAAAATCCTGGGGAATATGCAGCAGGGTAACGGACCCTTGGCAG CTAGTGGCCTGTTCCTACACACCCCCAGCAGTAAGTGGGATTCAGGGAACCCGGCCTCTAACCTGTCCACTGTGACCATCCTGCCTGTATCATTGGAGGTACCTTTAACAGCCTTCACACTGGAGCTGCAACATGCACTCAGTGCCCTTG GTCCCACCTTACTATTGACCAGTGACATCATCAAACAGAGACTGGGTGCTGCCGCACTTGACAg TGTGCATGAGTACCGTCTGTCCAGTTGGCTGGGGCAGCAGGAGGACATCCACCGCATTGTTCTCTACCAATCAGACGATACCCTAACCCCCTGGACCCAGCGCTGCATCCGTCAGGCCGACTGCATCATCATTGTAGGACTAGGAGAGGCTGAGGCCACTGTGGGCGAG TTGGAGCGGATGCTGGAGGGCAGTGCTGTGCGGGCACAGAAGCAGCTGGTTCTGCTGCACAGGGAGGATGGTCCCCCGCCCCAGGGCACTGTTGACTGGCTCAACATGAGGAGCTGGATCTCCAAACACCTGCACCTCTCCTGTCCACACAGGGTCTTCTCCAAGAGGAGCCTGCCTAAACTG AGAGAGATGTACGAGCGTGCTTTCCAGAAGCCTCCGGACTGCCACTCTGACTTCAGCCGTCTGGCCAGAGTACTGACAGGCAACACCATCGCCCTGGTGCTAGGGGGAGGGGGTGCTAG GGGCTGTTCTCAAGTTGGCATCCTGCGGGCGATCAATGAGGCAGGAATCCCTGTGGACATGGTGGGTGGCACCTCCATCGGCTCCCTGATGGGGGCGCTGTACGCTGAGGAGAAGAGCAGCAGCCGTATGAGGGTTCGCGCTCGCGAGTGGGCCATG GGCATGGGGTCCATCTTCAAGAATGTGTTCGACCTGACGTACCCTGTGACCTCCATGTTCTCTGGGGCTTCCTTCAACAACAGCATAAGCTCTGTCTTTAAGGACAAACAGATTGAG GACCTGTGGATCCCTTACTTCAACGTCACAACGGATATCACTGCTTCATCCATGAGGGTTCACACTGACG GTTCCCTGTGGAGGTATGTTCGTGCCAGCATGTCACTGTCTGGGTACATGCCTCCCCTCTGTGACCCCAAAGACGGACACTTACTCATGGACGGTGGCTACATCAATAACCTACCTG CTGATGTAGCTCGCTCCATGGGGGCCAAAGTAGTGATAGCCATCGACGTGGGCAGCCAGGACGAGACTAACCTCACCAACTACGGCGACTCGCTGTCTGGCTGGTGGCTGCTATGGAAACGCTTCAATCCCCTGTCAGAGAAAGTCCAG GTCCTGTACATGGCTGAGATCCAGACCAGGTTGGCCTATGTGTGCTGCGTTCGTCAGCTGGAGTtg gttaaagacAGCGAGTACTGCGAGTGCATCCGGCCGCCCATCGATCGCTATGGCACATTGGAGTTTGGCAAGTTCGACGAGATCGCT gaggTGGGCTACCAGCACGGTAAGACAGTGTTTGACATGTGGAGTCGTAGTGGAGTTGTGGATAAGATGATGAAAGACAGACATCAAGAGGAATTTCACAAGACCAAGAGCTGCAAT agttatcagacgaTTACCAGACGGACTATGATGATTACCAGATGGACTATGATGAGGAGGCCAGCGAAAGTGCTCTCTCCGACTTTGACATGTCTAATCCCAACAGTGGAGCGGAACACACAGAGGGGGAGGAGACTGCAGACACAGCTGACACA GATGAAGACATTCAGATCAGGGTCCGACATCACCAAAGCAAACGACCACCAAACCGCTCAGACAGTGTTGATGATCCATAACACCCATCATATTCATGATGCACAGTTTCTCTGTCCGGTTGACAATGTCTAG
- the LOC115200401 gene encoding patatin-like phospholipase domain-containing protein 7 isoform X3 — MGMDDKVDDKDEDSCSTYPSLVPLGSEIKARMQHWVEDRTETAMPLPLWTGVLIVAVLAVMGVSLIGVVVFLFYRRCKQYKEQQPHYRFRKRDKVMFYGRKIMRKVQTLSSTSTPISTSGSQKQRIRKRTKVLSIARKILRIRKEPSTLVAKEPPPSLLEADLTEFDVQNSHLPSEVLYMLKNVRVLGHFEKPLFLELCRHMVFVQLHEMEPLFRPGDIDDSIYVVQDGRLELCIHESDGTDVVVKEVLPGDSVHSLLSILDVITGHSAPYKTVSARAAAPSTILRLPAAAFQCVFEKYPETLVRVIQIIMVRLQRVTFLALHNYLGLTTELFNAESQAVPLVAVHSVIGEANPNRGLHRQHSRSEEAGPERGGSQRQTQSEESGHEKGPSDTENGERKSCLLDSIPTTKGKRSRSQSTPVAVSSVTSADLNMTYQRARIREAAAKAETPPGSPQVPHKSILKKSVTMLHTPSAVYHYHEAGESQSGHIHHSKINTIFQAAKKDLQRLIQLQDLSLLEGRVTLRQVKAGCVVNSQGDQDVSVQFVISGALHVYQRTIDREEDTLLFLTHPGEMVGHLAVLTGEPLIFSVRAHRDCTFLSISKAAFYEIMREEPRVVLNVAHTVVKRVSSFVRQIDFALDWMALEAGRAVYRQGDKSDSTFIVLSGRLRSVIAKDDGKKALTGEYGRGDLIGVVEALTHMSRATTVHAVRDSELAKLPEGALSSIKRGYPQVVTRLIHLLGQKILGNMQQGNGPLAASGLFLHTPSSKWDSGNPASNLSTVTILPVSLEVPLTAFTLELQHALSALGPTLLLTSDIIKQRLGAAALDSVHEYRLSSWLGQQEDIHRIVLYQSDDTLTPWTQRCIRQADCIIIVGLGEAEATVGELERMLEGSAVRAQKQLVLLHREDGPPPQGTVDWLNMRSWISKHLHLSCPHRVFSKRSLPKLREMYERAFQKPPDCHSDFSRLARVLTGNTIALVLGGGGARGCSQVGILRAINEAGIPVDMVGGTSIGSLMGALYAEEKSSSRMRVRAREWAMGMGSIFKNVFDLTYPVTSMFSGASFNNSISSVFKDKQIEDLWIPYFNVTTDITASSMRVHTDGSLWRYVRASMSLSGYMPPLCDPKDGHLLMDGGYINNLPADVARSMGAKVVIAIDVGSQDETNLTNYGDSLSGWWLLWKRFNPLSEKVQVLYMAEIQTRLAYVCCVRQLELVKDSEYCECIRPPIDRYGTLEFGKFDEIAEVGYQHGKTVFDMWSRSGVVDKMMKDRHQEEFHKTKSCNVVTCPNASFTDLAEIVSRIEPVKPVLVEELSDDYQTDYDDYQMDYDEEASESALSDFDMSNPNSGAEHTEGEETADTADTDEDIQIRVRHHQSKRPPNRSDSVDDP, encoded by the exons GAATGGATGACAAGGTGGATGACAAAGATGAGGACAGCTGCAGTACATACCCA AGCCTGGTGCCTCTTGGCAGTGAAATCAAGGCCAGGATGCAACATTGGGTGGAGGACAGAACAGAGACTGCTATGCCATTGCCATTG TGGACTGGTGTGCTGATCGTAGCTGTACTGGCTGTGATGGGAGTGTCTCTCATAGGCGTTGTTGTGTTTTTATTCTACCGAAGATGCAAACAGTACA AGGAGCAGCAGCCTCACTATCGCTTCAGGAAAAGAGACAAAGTTATGTTTTATGGCAGAAAGATCATGAGAAAG GTGCAGACCTTGTCTTCTACCTCAACCCCTATCTCTACCTCAGGGTCCCAGAAGCAGCGAATCAGGAAGAGAACTAAAGTCCTGTCTATAGCACGAAA AATCCTACGCATTAGGAAGGAGCCTTCCACCCTGGTGGCTAAggagccccctccctctctgctggAGGCTGACCTCACAGAGTTTGACGTGCAGAACTCCCACCTGCCCTCTGAGGTGCTCTACATGCTCAAGAACGTCAG GGTCCTGGGCCACTTTGAGAAGCCTCTGTTCCTGGAGCTGTGTCGTCACATGGTGTTTGTGCAGCTCCATGAGATGGAGCCTCTCTTCCGTCCCGGGGACATAGACGACAGCATCTACGTGGTGCAAGATGGCCGTCTGGAGCTCTGCATACATGAGAGT GATGGGACAGATGTGGTTGTGAAGGAGGTGTTGCCAGGAGACAGTGTCCACAGTCTGCTCAGTATCCTGGATGTCATCACT GGTCACTCAGCCCCCTACAAGACTGTATCTGCCAGAGCTGCAGCCCCTTCTACCATCCTGCGTCTTCCAGCTGCTgccttccagtgtgtgtttgagaaataCCCAGAGACTCTGGTCCGCGTTATCCAG ATCATCATGGTGCGCCTGCAGAGAGTGACCTTCCTAGCCCTTCACAACTACCTAGGTCTCACCACCGAGCTCTTCAATGCg gAGAGCCAGGCAGTCCCCTTGGTGGCAGTGCACAGTGTGATAGGTGAAGCCAACCCTAACAGGGGTCTACACAGACAGCACTCCCGGTCTGAAGAGGCTGGGCCTGAGAGAGGGGGTTCTCAAAGACAGACTCAGTCTGAAGAGTCTGGCCATGAGAAGGGGCCCAGTGACACAG AGAATGGGGAGAGGAAGTCCTGTCTTTTAGATAGCATCCCCACCACTAAAGGAAAGAGGTCTCGCTCTCAGTCCACTCCTGTGGCAGTGTCAA GTGTCACGTCTGCTGACCTCAACATGACGTATCAGCGAGCCAGAATACGAGAAGCAGCAGCTAAAGCAGAGACACCACCAGGAAGTCCCCAGGTCCCACACAAG TCCATTCTGAAGAAGAGTGTGACTATGCTGCATACGCCCTCTGCTGTGTATCACTACCATGAGGCTGGAGAAAGTCAGTCAGGCCACATCCACCACAGCAAGATCAACACCATCTTCCAGGCTGCCAAGAAGGACCTGCAGCGCCTCATACAACTACAG gacCTCAGTCTGCTGGAGGGCAGAGTGACTCTGCGTCAGGTCAAAGCTGGCTGTGTGGTGAACAGCCAGGGGgaccag GATGTGAGTGTGCAGTTTGTGATCTCGGGGGCGCTCCATGTGTACCAGAGGACGATCGACCGTGAGGAGGACACCCTGCTGTTTCTCACCCACCCGGGGGAGATGGTGGGTCATCTGGCCGTGCTGACCGGTGAACCCCTCATCTTCAGCGTCCGAGCACACAGGGACTGCACCTTCCTGTCTATCTCTAAAGCTGCCTTCTATGA GATCATGCGCGAGGAGCCCAGGGTGGTGCTGAATGTGGCTCACACCGTGGTGAAGAGAGTATCCTCCTTCGTCAGGCAGATAGACTTTGCTCTGGACTGGATGGCTCTGGAGGCCGGCCGCGCTGTCTACAG GCAGGGAGACAAGTCAGACAGCACCTTCATCGTCCTCAGTGGCCGCCTACGTTCTGTCATTGCAAAGGATGATGGGAAGAAGGCGTTGACTGGGGAGTATGGTCGCGGTGACCTCATTGGGGTG GTGGAGGCCCTGACCCATATGAGCCGAGCCACTACAGTACACGCAGTCAGGGACTCTGAGCTAGCCAAGCTGCCTGAAGGGGCCCTCAGCTCCATCAAGAGGGGGTATCCACAGGTAGTGACCAGACTCATCCATCTGCTGGGTCAGAAAATCCTGGGGAATATGCAGCAGGGTAACGGACCCTTGGCAG CTAGTGGCCTGTTCCTACACACCCCCAGCAGTAAGTGGGATTCAGGGAACCCGGCCTCTAACCTGTCCACTGTGACCATCCTGCCTGTATCATTGGAGGTACCTTTAACAGCCTTCACACTGGAGCTGCAACATGCACTCAGTGCCCTTG GTCCCACCTTACTATTGACCAGTGACATCATCAAACAGAGACTGGGTGCTGCCGCACTTGACAg TGTGCATGAGTACCGTCTGTCCAGTTGGCTGGGGCAGCAGGAGGACATCCACCGCATTGTTCTCTACCAATCAGACGATACCCTAACCCCCTGGACCCAGCGCTGCATCCGTCAGGCCGACTGCATCATCATTGTAGGACTAGGAGAGGCTGAGGCCACTGTGGGCGAG TTGGAGCGGATGCTGGAGGGCAGTGCTGTGCGGGCACAGAAGCAGCTGGTTCTGCTGCACAGGGAGGATGGTCCCCCGCCCCAGGGCACTGTTGACTGGCTCAACATGAGGAGCTGGATCTCCAAACACCTGCACCTCTCCTGTCCACACAGGGTCTTCTCCAAGAGGAGCCTGCCTAAACTG AGAGAGATGTACGAGCGTGCTTTCCAGAAGCCTCCGGACTGCCACTCTGACTTCAGCCGTCTGGCCAGAGTACTGACAGGCAACACCATCGCCCTGGTGCTAGGGGGAGGGGGTGCTAG GGGCTGTTCTCAAGTTGGCATCCTGCGGGCGATCAATGAGGCAGGAATCCCTGTGGACATGGTGGGTGGCACCTCCATCGGCTCCCTGATGGGGGCGCTGTACGCTGAGGAGAAGAGCAGCAGCCGTATGAGGGTTCGCGCTCGCGAGTGGGCCATG GGCATGGGGTCCATCTTCAAGAATGTGTTCGACCTGACGTACCCTGTGACCTCCATGTTCTCTGGGGCTTCCTTCAACAACAGCATAAGCTCTGTCTTTAAGGACAAACAGATTGAG GACCTGTGGATCCCTTACTTCAACGTCACAACGGATATCACTGCTTCATCCATGAGGGTTCACACTGACG GTTCCCTGTGGAGGTATGTTCGTGCCAGCATGTCACTGTCTGGGTACATGCCTCCCCTCTGTGACCCCAAAGACGGACACTTACTCATGGACGGTGGCTACATCAATAACCTACCTG CTGATGTAGCTCGCTCCATGGGGGCCAAAGTAGTGATAGCCATCGACGTGGGCAGCCAGGACGAGACTAACCTCACCAACTACGGCGACTCGCTGTCTGGCTGGTGGCTGCTATGGAAACGCTTCAATCCCCTGTCAGAGAAAGTCCAG GTCCTGTACATGGCTGAGATCCAGACCAGGTTGGCCTATGTGTGCTGCGTTCGTCAGCTGGAGTtg gttaaagacAGCGAGTACTGCGAGTGCATCCGGCCGCCCATCGATCGCTATGGCACATTGGAGTTTGGCAAGTTCGACGAGATCGCT gaggTGGGCTACCAGCACGGTAAGACAGTGTTTGACATGTGGAGTCGTAGTGGAGTTGTGGATAAGATGATGAAAGACAGACATCAAGAGGAATTTCACAAGACCAAGAGCTGCAAT GTGGTCACATGTCCCAATGCCTCCTTCACTGACCTGGCAGAAATTGTCTCTCGAATTGAGCCTGTCAAACCAGTCCTGGTGGAAG agttatcagacgaTTACCAGACGGACTATGATGATTACCAGATGGACTATGATGAGGAGGCCAGCGAAAGTGCTCTCTCCGACTTTGACATGTCTAATCCCAACAGTGGAGCGGAACACACAGAGGGGGAGGAGACTGCAGACACAGCTGACACA GATGAAGACATTCAGATCAGGGTCCGACATCACCAAAGCAAACGACCACCAAACCGCTCAGACAGTGTTGATGATCCATAA